The following proteins are encoded in a genomic region of Halopelagius longus:
- a CDS encoding ABC transporter permease produces MLIILVALFSFTSDVFATYGNFIGILNNSMILLLVALAGTFPILQQSIDLSVAALVGLTGVVTAMMVNQIGILAIPVGILVGVAAGTVNGVIFAKLKLPSFLVTLGTLSIAQGSALLLTDGSSIPFRNEQAQWVATGELIPTVPNLVLWGLLIYAITSFVAWKTSFGRYTYALGESEKVADLSGVKVDRYKIGVFVLSGLLCGIAGALLAARISSGQATMGDGFLLPSIAAIVMGGTALTGGVGGPHRTIIGVMVIQVLQNGLDLNGIGSFVQEIILGFVVIGAVWMSLDRDKIDVVK; encoded by the coding sequence AACTTCATCGGCATCCTGAACAACAGCATGATTCTGCTGCTCGTGGCCCTCGCGGGGACGTTCCCCATCCTACAGCAGAGCATCGACCTCTCGGTGGCGGCGTTGGTGGGCCTCACCGGCGTCGTCACCGCGATGATGGTCAACCAGATCGGAATTTTGGCGATTCCGGTCGGCATCCTCGTCGGCGTCGCGGCGGGCACCGTAAACGGCGTCATCTTCGCCAAACTGAAACTGCCGTCGTTCCTCGTCACCCTCGGAACGCTCTCCATCGCGCAGGGGTCGGCGCTGCTTCTGACCGACGGGTCGTCCATCCCGTTCCGGAACGAACAGGCCCAGTGGGTAGCGACGGGCGAACTGATTCCGACGGTTCCGAACCTCGTCCTCTGGGGACTGCTCATCTACGCGATTACCTCGTTCGTCGCGTGGAAGACGTCGTTCGGCCGCTACACCTACGCGCTGGGGGAGTCTGAGAAAGTTGCGGACCTCTCGGGCGTGAAGGTGGACCGGTACAAAATCGGCGTGTTCGTCCTCTCGGGGCTGCTCTGCGGCATCGCCGGGGCGTTGCTGGCCGCCCGCATCTCCTCGGGGCAGGCGACGATGGGCGACGGCTTCCTCCTCCCCAGCATCGCCGCCATCGTGATGGGCGGCACCGCCCTGACCGGCGGCGTCGGCGGCCCCCACCGAACCATCATCGGCGTGATGGTCATCCAGGTCCTCCAGAACGGACTGGACCTCAACGGCATCGGCTCGTTCGTCCAAGAGATAATCCTCGGGTTCGTCGTCATCGGCGCGGTGTGGATGTCGCTGGACCGCGACAAGATAGACGTGGTGAAGTGA